CTCTCTTTCATCCCCGACCTGAAAATCATCAATATCAACCGGCGGATAGATGACATCAGCATCCCTGCCATAGGCCCTCTTTATCCTGTCTTTAATGTAATGGGAGTTGGCTATGAAATAATCAACATTTTTTGAATTCGCGTAATCCCAATCCCTGATGCGTTTCAGCACGGCCTTTACCAAAACTCCCTTTAACCCTCTTTCAAGGCCGGATTCCTTAAGATACTGGCCCTGAAGGTCCCAGACATATCTCATTGGCGTGTGGCAGTAACATATATGGAGCTGGCCCGGCTTCTTGCGCACTCCCTTTGCCACGGCATGAGAACTTGACAGTATGAGCTGATACTCGGACAGATCAAACCGTTGGATGGCAAACGGCATGATCGGCAGATAGTTGCGGTATCTCTTTTGTGCCATCGGCAAGTGCTTTATAAATGATGTATTGACCTTTTTGCCTGATAAAAAGGCGCGCTCCTCCTGTGGAAGAAAATCCAGCAGACAGAAGAGGTCTGCATCAGGGTAGAGTTTCAAGATCTGCTCCAGTACTCTCTCGGACCCTACATAAGTCACAAGCCAGTCATGGATGATAGCGGTTTTCATTTATTCATTATCCCAGATAAAAGTTTGTTTGCAATTTCTCCCTGATAGGATAATCAAGGAATTCATTTGAATATTTTTTCTTTTTTTCTAGAAGAAAGAAATTCCCCCATGCCAATGAAGGGAACATCTTTGCCAGAGATTTAGCTATGATCGGAGGGAAAGGGTAAAAATTGCTTCCTTTGAAATCTATTAATTCATATCCTGAATAGATATCCAGAAAATCCAGGAGCCCGGATTTTGTAAAAGCTCTGACATGAGCAGAGAACAACTGAATAGGGGTCGGCTGCATACCGGCAAGTAATAGCAGTCGATTGTGTAATGATGCTAAATTAGGAACACCTAAAATCAGTTTTCCATTAATCTTTAGTATCCTGCTGGTCTCATGCATTATCCAAAAGATCTCTTTTGTATGTTCCAGAAATTGATTGGCAATTACAATATCAACTGATTCATTTTCAAATGGAAGCCTATCTCTTTCTATATCAAGCTGATGAACTTCAATATCCCGGCTTTTCAGCCCAGCTATATTAGGTTCATAAAATTCTACTGCACACATCTTTGCTGACGGATTTATCGCTTTTGCAATGTCAAGGTCAACCCCGTTCCCGGCACCTAAATCCAGAGGTGGACCCCATCCATTGGACAGGTTAGGGGCTGATTTAAGGTGGAATGCACCGGCCATCATGCCGCCTCCAAAAGCTGTTCTGATTTCCTATATCCGCCAATAGGCAGATTCCAGTATGCCTCATAAGGGGTCTTG
This region of Thermodesulfovibrionia bacterium genomic DNA includes:
- a CDS encoding glycosyltransferase family 4 protein, whose amino-acid sequence is MKTAIIHDWLVTYVGSERVLEQILKLYPDADLFCLLDFLPQEERAFLSGKKVNTSFIKHLPMAQKRYRNYLPIMPFAIQRFDLSEYQLILSSSHAVAKGVRKKPGQLHICYCHTPMRYVWDLQGQYLKESGLERGLKGVLVKAVLKRIRDWDYANSKNVDYFIANSHYIKDRIKRAYGRDADVIYPPVDIDDFQVGDERENFYLAVSRMVPYKKMDIIVEAFSDMGLPLVVIGDGPDFEKVRAKAKGNIRLLGYQAGDVLKEYMKKARAFVFAAEEDFGILPVEAQACGTPVIAYGKGGAVETVIPLDEKEAAGNGGAHPTGIFFHEQTPEALIEAVEMFEANEKMFNPDEIRKNSERFSIERFIKEYKNFVESRAMEFFGV
- a CDS encoding class I SAM-dependent methyltransferase, which produces MMAGAFHLKSAPNLSNGWGPPLDLGAGNGVDLDIAKAINPSAKMCAVEFYEPNIAGLKSRDIEVHQLDIERDRLPFENESVDIVIANQFLEHTKEIFWIMHETSRILKINGKLILGVPNLASLHNRLLLLAGMQPTPIQLFSAHVRAFTKSGLLDFLDIYSGYELIDFKGSNFYPFPPIIAKSLAKMFPSLAWGNFFLLEKKKKYSNEFLDYPIREKLQTNFYLG